The proteins below are encoded in one region of Pseudoduganella armeniaca:
- a CDS encoding sensor histidine kinase — MPSESSATPVHDASSETRYGALFEQAPVSIQILAADGRTLRVNRAWEELWQIRAGSALMAHVFSADYNVLTDPQLLAGGITPYLRRAFAGESVAIPAVRYDVAALGGAGPTRWVTARAHPIKDAAGRLVEVMLMHEDITERVAAETALRVREERFRSLVMATSQIVWTNTPDGRVLEDSPSWRAFTGQTYEQWREFGWLDALHPDDRAPTAALWQDCVARRAVFETRYRLRRADGSYRWTAVKGLPIEDANGAVREWIGANTDIHDTVLAQAELQEQDRRKDEFLAMLAHELRNPLAPISAAADMLRSGVAEPAAVRRASEVIGRQVRHMTSLVDDLLDVARVTRGLIQLEHEPVAVADVIAGAVEQARPLIEARAHALAVTGDAAGACVLGDRHRLVQVLVNLLNNAAKYTPRGGHIALALACQAASVTIEVRDDGIGLDAALLPHVFDLFTQAERSPDRAQGGLGIGLALVRHIVTMHGGSVAVRSDGPGTGCVFTVTLPAQPEAAGTGTSLRAVTP; from the coding sequence ATGCCTTCCGAGTCTTCCGCCACCCCAGTCCACGATGCCAGTTCCGAAACACGCTACGGCGCGCTGTTCGAGCAGGCGCCCGTCAGCATCCAGATCCTGGCGGCCGATGGCCGCACGCTGCGCGTCAACCGGGCCTGGGAGGAGCTGTGGCAGATCCGCGCCGGCAGCGCGCTGATGGCGCATGTGTTCAGCGCCGACTACAACGTGTTGACGGACCCGCAGCTGCTGGCGGGCGGCATCACGCCGTACCTGCGGCGCGCCTTCGCCGGCGAATCGGTCGCCATCCCGGCCGTGCGCTACGACGTGGCGGCGCTGGGCGGCGCCGGCCCCACGCGCTGGGTCACGGCGCGCGCGCATCCGATCAAGGACGCCGCCGGCCGCCTGGTGGAAGTGATGCTGATGCACGAGGACATCACGGAACGCGTGGCGGCCGAGACGGCGCTGCGCGTGCGCGAGGAGCGTTTCCGCTCGCTCGTGATGGCCACGTCGCAGATCGTCTGGACCAACACGCCGGACGGCCGGGTGCTGGAGGATTCGCCGTCCTGGCGCGCCTTTACCGGCCAGACCTACGAGCAGTGGCGCGAGTTCGGCTGGCTCGATGCGCTGCACCCGGACGACCGCGCCCCGACCGCGGCGCTGTGGCAGGACTGCGTGGCCAGGCGCGCCGTGTTCGAGACGCGCTACCGGCTGCGCCGCGCCGACGGCAGCTACCGCTGGACGGCCGTCAAGGGCCTGCCGATCGAGGATGCCAACGGCGCGGTGCGCGAATGGATCGGCGCCAACACGGACATCCACGACACGGTGCTGGCCCAGGCCGAGCTGCAGGAACAGGACCGCCGCAAGGACGAATTCCTGGCCATGCTGGCGCACGAGCTGCGCAATCCGCTGGCGCCGATTTCCGCGGCGGCGGACATGTTGCGCTCCGGCGTCGCCGAACCGGCCGCGGTGCGGCGCGCCAGCGAAGTCATTGGCCGCCAGGTGCGGCACATGACGTCACTGGTGGACGACCTGCTGGACGTGGCGCGGGTGACGCGCGGCCTGATCCAGCTGGAACACGAGCCGGTGGCCGTGGCCGACGTGATCGCCGGCGCCGTCGAACAGGCCCGCCCGCTGATCGAGGCGCGCGCCCATGCGCTGGCCGTCACGGGCGACGCGGCCGGTGCCTGCGTGCTGGGCGACCGCCACCGGCTGGTCCAGGTGCTGGTCAATCTGCTCAATAACGCGGCCAAGTACACGCCGCGCGGCGGCCACATCGCGCTGGCGCTGGCGTGCCAGGCGGCCAGCGTGACGATCGAGGTAAGGGACGACGGCATCGGCCTGGACGCGGCGCTGCTGCCGCACGTGTTCGACCTGTTCACGCAGGCCGAGCGCTCGCCGGACCGGGCCCAGGGCGGCCTGGGCATCGGCCTGGCGCTGGTGCGCCACATCGTGACGATGCATGGCGGCAGCGTGGCGGTGCGCAGCGACGGGCCCGGCACCGGCTGCGTGTTTACCGTGACGCTGCCCGCGCAGCCGGAAGCGGCGGGGACAGGCACCTCTCTCAGGGCGGTAACGCCCTGA
- a CDS encoding efflux RND transporter permease subunit: protein MNLSEPFVRRPIATVLLTIGLALAGIGAFFVLPVSPLPQVDFPAISVSASLPGASPDTMASSVATPLERRLGVIAGVNEMTSSSSSGSTRINLQFDLNRKIDSAAREVQAAINASRADLPSTLRSNPTYRKANPSDAPVIILALTSPTRTPGQIYEAVSNIVQQKLAQVKGVGDVEIGGGSLPAVRVELLPYALNRYGVSMEDVRAAIQATNANRPKGALEGDERRLQIYSAPASGPGAQPGRPAAADYRDLVVAWRGGAAIRLRDVATVEDGAENKNTLGLYNGDPAVIVLLRRQPDANVIETVDSVRALLPQLQQQLPQDIRLAVASDSTNSIRSSLREIELTLVISIVLVVLVVSAFLRNVRATVIPAIATVVSLLGTFGVMYVLGFSLNNLSLMALTVATGFVVDDAIVVLENTARHVEAGMDRFKAALLGAREVGFTVLSISLSLVAVFIPLLFMGGQVGRLFREFAVTLSAAVLISLVISLTTTPMMCAWLLKTEHERKPPGRVARAFERAFLWLQRVYEHALDWALHSLGLVMLILVFVVGLNVYLFKAAPKGFFPQQDTGQLNGGLRADQSISFQAMQQKLRQLVDIIGRDPAVATVVGFTGGSRAGGGFMFVNLKPASERSESGQAVIARLRPQLAKVTGVSLFLNPVQDLRMGGRSSNSTYQYTLKSDNRADLQAWATKLADAMKGQGALTDIDTDQQDNGVETFVTIDKETAARLGMSVKDVDNALYNAFGQRQVATIYDELNQYKVVMEVAPEYAQSPEALRDVYVPAKATSTTTTNANSGANNAQGQRDISTGAALSTAATQMVPLTAIAGFAESATPTSVNHQDGELATTISFNLAEGYTLGDAQEAVKQAEADIGMPNNVRGSFQGQAKQAEESNQQQPLLILAAIVVIYIVLGILYESLVHPITVLSTLPSAGVGAVLALLLFRMEFSIIALIGVFLLIGIVKKNAILIIDFALDAERARGLTAVEAVREACLLRFRPILMTTLAAALGALPLAIGFGEGSELRQPLGIAIIGGLVASQLLTLLTTPVVYILLDRLRRRSPDEHQLARPHDNAAASPLHP from the coding sequence GTGAACTTGTCCGAACCGTTCGTCCGGCGCCCCATCGCCACGGTGCTCTTGACCATCGGCCTGGCGCTGGCCGGCATCGGCGCGTTCTTCGTGCTGCCCGTGTCGCCGCTGCCGCAGGTGGATTTCCCGGCCATTTCCGTCTCGGCCAGCCTGCCGGGCGCGAGTCCCGACACGATGGCCAGCAGCGTCGCCACACCGCTGGAACGGCGGCTGGGCGTGATCGCCGGCGTCAACGAGATGACGTCCAGTTCCTCCAGCGGCTCGACCCGGATCAACCTGCAGTTCGACCTGAACCGCAAGATCGACTCGGCCGCGCGCGAGGTCCAGGCGGCGATCAACGCGTCGCGCGCCGACCTGCCGTCCACCTTGCGCAGCAATCCCACCTACCGCAAGGCCAATCCGTCCGACGCCCCCGTGATCATCCTGGCGCTGACGTCGCCCACCCGCACGCCGGGCCAGATCTACGAGGCGGTGTCGAACATCGTGCAGCAAAAGCTGGCGCAGGTGAAGGGCGTGGGCGACGTGGAGATCGGCGGCGGCTCGCTGCCGGCCGTGCGGGTCGAGTTGCTGCCGTATGCGCTGAACCGCTACGGCGTGTCGATGGAGGACGTGCGCGCGGCCATCCAGGCCACCAATGCCAACCGCCCCAAGGGCGCGCTGGAAGGCGACGAACGGCGCCTGCAGATCTATTCGGCGCCGGCCAGCGGCCCGGGCGCGCAGCCCGGCCGGCCCGCCGCCGCCGACTACCGCGACCTCGTCGTCGCATGGCGCGGTGGCGCGGCCATCAGGCTGCGCGACGTCGCGACCGTGGAGGACGGCGCCGAGAACAAGAACACGCTGGGCTTGTACAACGGCGACCCGGCCGTCATCGTGCTGCTGCGCCGCCAGCCGGACGCCAACGTCATCGAGACGGTGGACAGCGTGCGCGCGCTGCTGCCGCAACTGCAGCAACAGCTGCCGCAGGACATCCGCCTGGCGGTGGCGTCGGACAGCACCAATTCGATCCGCTCGTCGCTGCGCGAGATCGAACTGACGCTGGTGATCTCCATCGTGCTGGTGGTGCTGGTGGTCAGCGCCTTCCTGCGCAACGTGCGGGCGACGGTGATCCCGGCCATCGCCACGGTCGTCTCGCTGCTGGGGACCTTCGGCGTCATGTACGTGCTGGGCTTCTCGCTCAACAACCTGTCGCTGATGGCGCTGACGGTGGCGACCGGCTTCGTCGTCGACGACGCCATCGTCGTGCTGGAGAACACGGCGCGGCACGTGGAGGCCGGCATGGACCGCTTCAAGGCGGCATTGCTGGGCGCGCGCGAGGTGGGCTTTACCGTGCTGTCCATCAGCCTGTCGCTGGTGGCAGTGTTCATTCCGCTGCTGTTCATGGGTGGGCAGGTAGGGCGGCTGTTCCGCGAGTTCGCCGTCACCTTGTCGGCCGCCGTGCTGATCTCGCTGGTGATTTCCCTTACCACCACGCCGATGATGTGCGCCTGGCTGCTCAAGACGGAGCACGAGCGCAAGCCGCCCGGCCGCGTGGCGCGCGCCTTCGAGCGCGCCTTCCTGTGGCTGCAGAGGGTCTACGAGCATGCGCTGGACTGGGCGCTGCACAGCCTCGGGCTGGTGATGCTGATCCTGGTGTTCGTCGTCGGGTTGAACGTCTACCTGTTCAAGGCGGCCCCCAAAGGCTTCTTCCCGCAGCAGGACACGGGCCAGCTGAACGGCGGCCTGCGCGCCGACCAGAGCATTTCGTTCCAGGCCATGCAGCAGAAGCTGCGCCAGCTGGTGGACATTATCGGCCGTGACCCGGCCGTGGCCACCGTGGTCGGCTTCACGGGCGGCTCGCGCGCGGGCGGTGGCTTCATGTTCGTCAACCTGAAGCCGGCGTCGGAACGCAGCGAGTCCGGCCAGGCCGTGATCGCGCGGCTGCGCCCGCAGCTGGCGAAAGTGACCGGCGTGTCGCTGTTCCTCAATCCCGTGCAGGACCTGCGCATGGGCGGGCGTTCGTCCAACTCCACCTACCAGTACACCCTGAAAAGCGACAACCGCGCCGACCTGCAGGCGTGGGCGACCAAGCTGGCCGATGCGATGAAGGGGCAGGGCGCGCTGACGGACATCGACACCGACCAGCAGGACAATGGCGTCGAAACTTTCGTGACGATCGACAAGGAGACGGCGGCGCGCCTGGGCATGTCGGTAAAGGACGTCGACAACGCGCTGTACAACGCCTTCGGCCAGCGCCAGGTGGCGACGATCTACGATGAGCTGAACCAGTACAAGGTCGTGATGGAAGTGGCGCCGGAATATGCGCAAAGCCCGGAGGCACTGAGGGACGTGTACGTGCCGGCGAAAGCCACGAGCACCACGACCACGAACGCCAACAGCGGCGCCAACAACGCCCAGGGCCAGCGCGACATCTCCACCGGCGCGGCGCTCAGCACGGCGGCCACGCAGATGGTGCCGCTGACAGCCATCGCCGGCTTCGCCGAGAGCGCCACGCCGACTTCGGTCAACCACCAGGACGGCGAACTGGCGACCACGATCTCGTTCAACCTGGCCGAGGGCTACACGCTGGGCGACGCCCAGGAGGCGGTCAAGCAGGCCGAAGCCGACATCGGCATGCCGAACAATGTGCGCGGCAGCTTCCAGGGCCAGGCCAAGCAGGCGGAGGAATCGAACCAGCAGCAGCCCTTGCTGATCCTGGCCGCCATCGTCGTCATCTACATCGTGCTGGGCATCCTGTACGAAAGCCTCGTGCACCCAATCACCGTGCTGTCGACGTTGCCTTCGGCCGGTGTCGGCGCCGTGCTGGCGCTGCTGTTGTTCCGCATGGAGTTTTCCATCATCGCCTTGATCGGTGTGTTCCTCCTGATCGGTATCGTCAAGAAGAACGCCATCCTGATCATCGACTTCGCGCTGGACGCCGAGCGGGCCCGCGGCCTCACCGCCGTGGAAGCGGTGCGCGAGGCCTGCCTGCTGCGCTTCCGCCCGATCCTGATGACGACCCTGGCCGCCGCGCTGGGCGCGCTGCCGCTGGCGATCGGCTTCGGCGAAGGCTCCGAGCTGCGCCAGCCGCTGGGCATCGCCATCATCGGCGGCCTGGTGGCCAGCCAGCTGCTGACGCTCCTGACGACGCCCGTCGTCTACATCCTGCTGGACCGGCTGCGCCGGCGCAGCCCCGATGAACACCAGCTGGCCCGTCCGCACGACAACGCCGCTGCCTCGCCCTTGCATCCATGA
- a CDS encoding efflux transporter outer membrane subunit, whose translation MKTFFRLTAVAACAALTGCAAGPRYETPIAANPAQFKEAAGWVPAAPADALERGPWWTLFGDATLNELAARVDVNNQNVAAAVASYAQARAVVAEQRAALFPVVSLNGSGTRSGGGESRAASNYRVNIGGSWEPDVWGRLRAGVTGAQASAQASAAELASARLSAQGELVANYIGLRQTDAQLALLNTTVEGYQRVLQITQNRFNAGITARSDLLQAQTQLANTQAEQLSLVRQRALYEHAIAILLGQAPAEFSLPAAPWTLAIPEVPVGVPSALLQRRPDIAAAERRVAVANEQIGIARAAYFPSLSLSASYGYGASQTAGLFNASNNLWSLGVSAAQAIFNAGAISARVEQTRAARDVAIAQYRQTVLNAFADVEDQLAATRALAQQQDLRRAASEAADQVEQQMINRYRAGQVSYTEVVNAQVTALSARRALVQVQADRQTTAVALIQALGGGWHATE comes from the coding sequence ATGAAGACCTTCTTTCGCCTCACCGCCGTCGCCGCCTGCGCTGCCCTGACCGGGTGCGCGGCCGGCCCTCGGTATGAAACGCCCATCGCCGCCAATCCGGCGCAGTTCAAGGAAGCCGCCGGCTGGGTGCCCGCCGCGCCGGCCGATGCGCTCGAACGGGGACCGTGGTGGACCTTGTTCGGCGATGCGACCCTGAACGAACTGGCGGCGCGCGTCGACGTCAACAACCAGAACGTGGCCGCCGCCGTCGCCTCGTACGCCCAGGCGCGCGCCGTGGTGGCCGAGCAGCGTGCGGCCCTGTTCCCGGTCGTCAGCCTGAACGGCTCCGGCACCCGTTCGGGCGGCGGCGAGAGCCGCGCCGCCAGCAACTACCGCGTCAATATCGGCGGCAGCTGGGAGCCGGACGTGTGGGGCCGGCTGCGCGCCGGTGTCACGGGCGCGCAGGCCAGCGCCCAGGCCAGCGCGGCGGAACTGGCGTCGGCGCGGCTGTCCGCGCAGGGCGAGCTGGTGGCCAACTACATCGGCCTACGCCAGACCGACGCGCAACTGGCGCTGCTGAACACCACAGTCGAAGGCTACCAGCGCGTGCTGCAGATCACCCAGAACCGCTTCAATGCCGGCATCACGGCCAGGTCCGACCTGCTGCAGGCGCAGACGCAGCTGGCCAATACCCAGGCCGAACAACTAAGCCTGGTGCGCCAGCGCGCGCTGTACGAGCACGCCATCGCCATCCTGCTGGGCCAGGCGCCGGCGGAGTTCTCGCTGCCGGCCGCGCCGTGGACGCTGGCGATACCGGAGGTGCCGGTCGGCGTGCCGTCCGCGCTGCTGCAGCGCCGCCCGGATATCGCGGCGGCGGAACGGCGCGTGGCCGTCGCCAACGAGCAGATCGGCATCGCCCGCGCCGCCTACTTCCCGTCGCTCAGCCTGTCCGCCTCGTACGGCTACGGCGCCAGCCAGACGGCGGGGCTGTTCAATGCGTCGAACAACCTGTGGTCGCTGGGCGTCTCGGCCGCACAGGCCATCTTCAACGCCGGCGCGATCTCGGCGCGGGTCGAGCAGACCCGTGCCGCGCGCGACGTCGCCATCGCCCAATACCGCCAGACAGTGCTGAACGCGTTTGCCGACGTCGAGGACCAGCTGGCCGCCACGCGCGCGCTGGCGCAGCAGCAGGACCTGCGCCGCGCCGCATCGGAGGCGGCCGACCAGGTCGAGCAGCAAATGATCAACCGCTACCGTGCCGGCCAGGTCAGCTACACGGAGGTCGTCAACGCCCAGGTCACGGCCTTGTCGGCCCGGCGGGCCCTCGTTCAGGTGCAGGCCGACCGGCAGACCACCGCCGTGGCGCTGATCCAGGCGCTGGGGGGCGGGTGGCACGCAACGGAGTAA
- a CDS encoding DUF1810 domain-containing protein: MDYDLDRFISAQANVYGQVLRELCDGRKTSHWMWFIFPQLRGLGRSETSEFYGIGSLAEARAYLNDVVLGERLCECTELVNGHAGRPIETILGAVDAQKFRSCMTLFARATHDNVLFKRALELFFGGRPDEATLALLQATAGVRPGGSDPRVHRAPPAAR, encoded by the coding sequence ATGGACTACGACCTTGACCGCTTTATTTCCGCCCAGGCCAACGTGTACGGCCAGGTGCTGCGCGAGCTGTGCGACGGCCGCAAGACGAGCCACTGGATGTGGTTCATCTTTCCCCAGCTGCGCGGCCTGGGCCGCTCCGAGACGAGCGAATTCTACGGCATCGGCTCGCTGGCCGAGGCGCGCGCCTACCTGAACGACGTGGTGCTGGGCGAGCGCCTGTGCGAGTGCACGGAACTCGTCAACGGCCATGCGGGGCGGCCGATCGAAACGATCCTGGGCGCCGTCGATGCGCAGAAGTTCCGCTCCTGCATGACGCTGTTTGCCCGCGCCACGCACGACAACGTGCTGTTCAAGCGCGCGCTCGAGCTGTTCTTCGGCGGCCGGCCGGACGAAGCGACGCTGGCACTGCTGCAGGCGACGGCCGGGGTCAGACCCGGCGGGTCTGACCCCAGGGTTCATCGGGCGCCGCCGGCGGCACGCTGA
- a CDS encoding S46 family peptidase: MLPAALLAACGTTAADEGQWQPHQMPQLKAELKRIGIQIPAERIADLSKHPMSAIVSLGGCSASFVSPDGLVVTNHHCAYGAIQRNSTAQKNYIVDGFLAKTRAEELPGGPNTLVYVTDKVENVSAKVLQGLDKVGGRERHEKIERRIKDLIAECETDKMYRCAVPAFHRGLEYYRIRQMMIRDVRLVYAPADMIGNYGGDVDNYEWPRHTGDYSFLRAYVGKDGRPAEPSPDNVPYKSKDFLVVSAEGLKAGDPILLAGYPGRTSRYKLPSEIRYAQKTSYPAQVAEYQADLDTIAAATKAKPDDEVRYASVVKSINNRMKKTQGLLDGFARKDIAAIKDVQDAEFRAWYGKQQGVSATMLAELDAAIAADMALEQEQFAWNVATNSDMFKSARTLVRLAQERQKPNAERESGYQERDLTFIKARLTRLEQSYVGSVDQARFVAGLQRYAKLGNHPQGLDALLPAVADVPALYANTKLGDTATRVALLEQDAATLAKSDDAFIRLALKLNDIDRALENRAKEVEGNLEKVIPQYMSAVIAWKKSQGKPVYPDANSTLRVTYGTVAPYSPRDGISKGPFTTVEGIAEKHTSKDPFNAPAKLLEAIKAKRYGQFKDPVLGTVPVNFLSSADTTGGNSGSAIVNKRGELIGLNFDSTYESITKDWYFDRDITRAIHLDARYMLWVMKEVDHADNLLQEMTIRYPK, translated from the coding sequence ATGCTGCCAGCCGCGCTGCTGGCCGCCTGCGGTACCACCGCGGCGGACGAAGGCCAGTGGCAGCCACACCAGATGCCGCAACTGAAGGCGGAATTGAAGCGCATCGGCATCCAGATTCCGGCCGAGCGCATCGCCGACCTGTCGAAACACCCGATGAGCGCCATCGTCTCGCTGGGCGGCTGCTCCGCCTCGTTCGTGTCGCCCGACGGCCTGGTCGTCACCAACCACCACTGCGCCTACGGCGCCATCCAGCGCAACTCCACCGCCCAGAAGAACTACATCGTCGACGGCTTCCTGGCCAAGACGCGGGCCGAGGAGCTGCCGGGCGGCCCCAACACGCTGGTCTACGTCACCGACAAGGTGGAGAACGTCAGCGCGAAAGTGCTGCAGGGGCTGGACAAGGTCGGCGGCCGCGAGCGCCACGAGAAGATCGAGCGCCGCATCAAGGACCTGATCGCCGAGTGCGAGACCGACAAGATGTACCGCTGCGCCGTGCCCGCGTTCCACCGCGGCCTGGAGTACTACCGCATCCGCCAGATGATGATCCGCGACGTGCGCCTGGTGTACGCGCCGGCCGACATGATCGGCAACTACGGCGGTGACGTCGACAACTACGAATGGCCGCGCCACACGGGCGACTACTCGTTCCTGCGCGCCTACGTGGGCAAGGACGGCCGCCCGGCCGAGCCGTCGCCGGACAACGTGCCATACAAATCCAAGGACTTCCTGGTCGTCTCGGCCGAGGGCCTGAAGGCGGGCGATCCGATCCTGCTGGCCGGCTACCCGGGCCGCACCAGCCGCTACAAGCTGCCGTCCGAGATCCGCTACGCGCAGAAGACCAGCTACCCGGCCCAGGTGGCGGAGTACCAGGCCGACCTGGACACCATCGCCGCCGCCACCAAGGCCAAGCCGGACGACGAAGTGCGCTACGCGTCGGTGGTCAAGTCGATCAACAACCGCATGAAGAAGACCCAGGGCCTGCTGGACGGCTTCGCGCGCAAGGACATCGCCGCCATCAAGGACGTGCAGGATGCCGAGTTCCGCGCCTGGTACGGCAAGCAGCAGGGCGTGTCCGCCACCATGCTGGCCGAGCTGGACGCCGCGATCGCCGCCGACATGGCGCTGGAGCAGGAGCAGTTCGCCTGGAACGTGGCCACCAACAGCGACATGTTCAAGAGCGCGCGCACGCTGGTGCGCCTGGCGCAGGAACGCCAGAAGCCGAACGCCGAGCGCGAAAGCGGCTACCAGGAGCGTGACCTGACGTTCATCAAGGCGCGCCTGACGCGCCTGGAACAGTCCTATGTGGGCAGTGTCGACCAGGCCCGCTTCGTGGCCGGGCTGCAGCGCTACGCCAAACTGGGCAACCACCCGCAAGGGCTGGACGCGCTGCTGCCGGCGGTGGCGGACGTGCCGGCGCTGTACGCCAACACAAAACTGGGCGACACGGCGACCCGCGTGGCGCTGCTGGAGCAGGATGCCGCCACGCTGGCCAAGTCGGACGACGCCTTCATCCGCCTGGCGCTCAAGCTCAACGACATCGACCGCGCGCTGGAAAACCGCGCCAAGGAAGTCGAGGGCAACCTGGAAAAGGTGATCCCGCAGTACATGAGCGCCGTGATCGCGTGGAAGAAGTCGCAAGGCAAGCCGGTCTACCCGGACGCCAACTCCACCTTGCGCGTCACCTACGGCACGGTGGCGCCATACTCGCCGCGTGACGGCATCTCGAAAGGCCCGTTCACGACGGTGGAGGGCATCGCCGAGAAGCACACCAGCAAGGACCCGTTCAACGCGCCGGCCAAGCTGCTGGAAGCGATCAAGGCCAAGCGCTACGGCCAGTTCAAGGACCCGGTGCTGGGCACGGTGCCGGTCAACTTCCTGTCCAGTGCCGACACGACCGGCGGCAACTCCGGTTCGGCCATCGTCAACAAGCGCGGTGAGCTGATCGGCCTGAACTTCGATTCGACCTACGAGTCGATCACGAAGGACTGGTACTTCGACCGCGACATCACGCGTGCGATCCACCTGGACGCGCGCTACATGCTGTGGGTGATGAAGGAAGTCGACCATGCCGACAACCTGTTGCAGGAAATGACGATCCGCTATCCGAAGTAG
- a CDS encoding alpha/beta hydrolase-fold protein, which yields MLSRVLLCCLALFGATSCLAANEFKLPNMPKCGAASSARQCTAALTKADVRYLHSQVARKGQYFEVRGDTLLVGFDASKATLTYGDKPFLCCDLQTPLQRLRNGVFGIKIRSPNLSNAVLTLHVTNVEPRGEAFRYRGSEQFILADEDVALPTQAGLDIERIALPFAAGSSETRTVSIFRGAACKQTIANCTVVYMADGQSLQRLLLAAWRNGRRLADLVFVGVHNADTGGSNRRIAELLRVSEEPDFELFKAFVFGTVRDRVESGQAPRKRYAGGMSNGGAWALSMLAEQPDLFDGAIVMSPAIWHEPASMEVAGKALIIGAGLLEDGMLRQAQKIAGLCSDKGASVAAIYPPSGHSMNSWVNIWIGALKALEH from the coding sequence ATGCTGTCGAGAGTCCTGCTGTGCTGTCTTGCCCTGTTTGGCGCTACGAGCTGCCTCGCCGCAAACGAATTCAAGTTGCCTAATATGCCCAAGTGTGGGGCCGCGAGCAGCGCAAGGCAATGCACGGCAGCGCTGACGAAAGCGGATGTGCGCTATCTGCACAGCCAGGTCGCGCGCAAGGGCCAGTACTTCGAAGTGCGGGGTGACACTCTGCTGGTCGGATTCGATGCCTCGAAAGCGACGCTGACCTATGGCGACAAGCCCTTTCTCTGCTGCGACCTGCAGACGCCGTTGCAGCGCTTGCGCAACGGCGTCTTCGGAATAAAGATCAGGTCGCCCAACCTGAGCAATGCAGTGCTGACGCTGCATGTGACCAATGTGGAGCCGCGTGGCGAAGCGTTCCGGTACCGAGGCAGCGAGCAATTCATCCTGGCTGACGAGGACGTGGCGCTTCCTACCCAAGCCGGTCTGGACATCGAGCGCATTGCCCTTCCATTCGCTGCGGGCAGCAGCGAAACCAGGACCGTTTCCATTTTTCGCGGTGCCGCGTGCAAACAGACCATCGCCAATTGCACAGTCGTGTACATGGCGGACGGCCAGAGCCTGCAGCGCCTGCTCCTTGCGGCGTGGCGTAACGGCCGCCGGCTGGCGGACCTGGTGTTTGTCGGCGTCCACAATGCCGACACTGGCGGAAGCAACCGTCGAATCGCGGAATTGCTGCGCGTTTCGGAAGAGCCGGATTTCGAACTGTTTAAGGCGTTTGTCTTTGGGACGGTGCGTGATCGCGTCGAAAGCGGGCAGGCGCCTCGGAAGCGCTATGCGGGCGGCATGTCGAACGGTGGTGCCTGGGCATTGAGCATGCTGGCGGAGCAGCCCGACCTGTTCGATGGGGCGATCGTCATGTCGCCGGCCATCTGGCACGAGCCGGCCAGCATGGAGGTTGCCGGCAAAGCCCTGATCATAGGCGCCGGCCTGCTGGAAGATGGAATGTTGCGCCAGGCGCAAAAGATAGCCGGATTGTGCAGCGATAAGGGTGCATCCGTGGCCGCGATCTACCCGCCCAGTGGCCACAGCATGAACAGCTGGGTGAATATCTGGATCGGGGCGCTGAAAGCCCTCGAGCACTAA